One genomic segment of Helianthus annuus cultivar XRQ/B chromosome 14, HanXRQr2.0-SUNRISE, whole genome shotgun sequence includes these proteins:
- the LOC110908943 gene encoding AAA-ATPase At3g50940, producing the protein MSSSTQSKIAMAKTVVSTIGSVAAASMVARSVAREYLPAEFQDYLYFGLRNFINKLSRQLTMVIYEFDGFQENEIYKATELYLGSIISPDIHRLKITKNSSEKNINVAMEINDEFIDVYNGVKFKWCLVSKKYPTIEYHNYDDMNGGSTTRSDQRSLELTFHRKHKDMALNEYLPFILNDSKARKQEEKTVKIFTLDTYQRSVWTSVNLDHPATFATLAMETDVKEKVMKDLDRFVKRREYYRKVGKAWKRGYLLYGPPGTGKSSLIAAMANYLKFDIYDLELTDIRSNCDLRRLLVATANRSILVVEDIDCSVELHDREDAEAPMPLVQENHPNYPYGSRGYHVEHGVTLSGFLNFIDGLWSSCGDERIIIFTTNRKEKLDPALLRPGRMDVHIHMSYCTPSGFQLLASNYLGITQHKLFEEIEVLIGEVEVTPAEVAEQLLKDDDPDIALGGLIEFFHLKRKENQEAEEKAKKKQQALASKESEKKQEIETNDVVLEQSYENIGY; encoded by the coding sequence ATGTCCTCATCAACTCAGTCCAAAATCGCTATGGCAAAAACAGTTGTGTCCACCATCGGATCCGTAGCTGCGGCTTCGATGGTTGCGCGCAGCGTGGCTCGCGAATACCTGCCTGCTGAATTCCAAGACTACCTCTATTTCGGCCTCCGCAACTTCATCAACAAGTTATCCAGACAGTTGACGATGGTGATCTACGAATTCGACGGGTTTCAAGAAAACGAGATATATAAGGCCACAGAACTCTACCTTGGCTCCATAATATCTCCTGATATCCACCGTTTGAAAATCACCAAAAACTCTAGCGAGAAAAACATTAATGTTGCTATGGAGATCAATGATGAGTTTATTGATGTATACAATGGTGTCAAGTTCAAGTGGTGTTTGGTTTCTAAGAAGTATCCAACAATAGAGTATCATAATTATGATGATATGAATGGAGGGTCTACTACCAGATCGGATCAACGATCGTTGGAGCTCACGTTTCATCGCAAACATAAAGATATGGCGTTGAACGAGTACTTGCCGTTTATACTTAATGATTCTAAAGCAAGGAAGCAAGAGGAGAAGACGGTGAAGATATTCACCCTTGATACGTACCAAAGATCGGTGTGGACGTCGGTGAATCTAGACCATCCGGCGACATTTGCCACTTTGGCGATGGAGACGGATGTGAAGGAGAAGGTGATGAAGGATTTGGATAGGTTTGTTAAGAGGAGAGAGTATTATCGGAAAGTCGGGAAGGCGTGGAAGAGAGGGTACTTGTTGTATGGCCCGCCAGGGACAGGGAAATCAAGCCTCATCGCGGCCATGGCGAATTACTTGAAATTTGATATATATGACTTGGAGTTGACTGATATTCGGTCAAATTGTGACTTGCGGAGGTTGTTGGTGGCAACGGCAAACCGGTCAATATTGGTGGTGGAGGACATTGATTGCTCGGTGGAGCTACATGATAGAGAGGATGCGGAAGCGCCTATGCCATTAGTTCAAGAAAACCACCCAAACTACCCGTATGGATCACGTGGTTACCACGTGGAACACGGGGTAACATTATCAGGATTTCTTAACTTTATTGACGGTTTATGGTCAAGTTGTGGTGATGAAAGAATCATCATATTTACCACAAACCGGAAAGAGAAACTTGACCCTGCACTGCTTCGACCTGGTCGTATGGACGTTCACATCCACATGTCATATTGCACTCCGAGTGGGTTCCAATTGCTAGCGTCAAACTATCTTGGTATCACACAACACAAACTTTTTGAAGAAATCGAGGTTTTGATTGGTGAGGTGGAGGTTACCCCGGCTGAGGTAGCAGAGCAACTACTCAAGGATGATGATCCAGACATTGCTCTTGGCGGACTCATTGAGTTTTTCCATTTGAAGAGGAAGGAGAATCAAGAGGCTGAAGAAAAAGCAAAAAAGAAACAACAAGCATTGGCTTCGAAAGAGAGTGAAAAGAAACAAGAAATAGAAACCAATGATGTTGTTTTGGAACAATCGTATGAGAATATTGGGTATTAA
- the LOC110908944 gene encoding AAA-ATPase At3g50940-like, with the protein MSSSTESKMAMAKTVVSSIGSVVAASMVVRSVARDYLPSEFQDYLYYGFRNFINKFFRQLTVVIYEFDGIQENDIYNAATLYLGSRISTKTHRIKINKNTSEENINIAMEIKDEFVDIFNGVKFKWSLVCKEQPTIKYHNYNNGGSTSRSDQRSLELTFHRKHKDLALNEYLSFILNDAKTRKREDKTVKIFTTQYETEWTSVNLDHPAKFATLAMDIDVKERVMKDLDRFVERREYYRKVGKAWKRGYLLSGPPGTGKSSLVAAMANYLNFDIYDLELTDIRSNSDLRRLLVTTANRSIVVVEDIDCSAELHDREDAKEVVRENDQYQEYRVTLSGFLNFIDGLWSSCGDERIIIFTTNRKDKLDPALLRPGRMDVHINMSYCTQSGFRLLASNYLGITQHSLFEQIEDLIGEAEVTPAEVAEQLLQEDDPDIALGGLIEFFDVKRNEAKEKAKMIREGMFLEPDRTPNRMSYRSSGLRGRGGRTRRW; encoded by the coding sequence ATGTCTTCATCAACTGAATCCAAAATGGCCATGGCAAAAACAGTTGTTTCCTCCATCGGCTCCGTTGTCGCGGCGTCAATGGTTGTTCGCAGCGTCGCTCGTGATTACTTGCCTTCTGAATTCCAAGACTACCTCTATTACGGCTTCCGTAATTTCATCAACAAGTTTTTCAGACAGTTAACCGTGGTCATCTACGAATTCGACGGCATTCAAGAAAACGACATTTATAACGCCGCAACACTCTACCTTGGCTCCCGAATATCTACCAAAACCCACCGTATCAAGATCAACAAAAACACTAGCGAGGAAAACATCAATATTGCCATGGAAATTAAAGACGAGTTTGTTGATATATTCAATGGAGTTAAATTCAAGTGGTCTTTGGTTTGTAAAGAGCAGCCAACGATAAAATATCATAATTACAATAACGGAGGATCTACCAGCAGATCAGATCAACGATCGTTGGAACTCACGTTTCATCGAAAACACAAAGATCTGGCGTTGAACGAGTACTTGTCGTTTATACTTAACGACGCCAAAACAAGAAAACGAGAAGATAAAACCGTGAAGATATTCACCACCCAATACGAAACAGAGTGGACGTCCGTGAATCTAGACCATCCGGCGAAATTTGCCACATTGGCAATGGATATTGATGTGAAGGAGAGAGTGATGAAGGATTTGGATAGGTTTGTAGAGAGGAGAGAGTATTATCGGAAAGTCGGAAAGGCGTGGAAGAGAGGTTACTTGTTGTCTGGTCCCCCGGGTACGGGGAAATCAAGCCTGGTCGCGGCTATGGCGAATTACTTGAACTTTGACATATATGACTTGGAGTTGACTGACATTCGGTCAAACTCGGATCTGCGGAGGTTGTTGGTGACAACGGCAAACCGGTCGATAGTAGTGGTGGAGGACATTGATTGCTCAGCGGAGTTGCACGATCGAGAGGATGCTAAGGAAGTGGTTCGAGAAAACGACCAATACCAAGAATACAGGGTTACATTATCTGGGTTCCTTAACTTCATCGATGGTTTATGGTCAAGTTGTGGTGATGAAAGGATCATCATATTTACCACTAACCGGAAAGACAAACTCGACCCTGCGCTGCTTCGACCTGGTCGAATGGACGTTCACATCAACATGTCGTATTGCACCCAGAGTGGGTTCCGACTGCTAGCGTCCAACTATCTTGGTATCACACAACACAGCCTTTTCGAACAAATCGAAGATTTGATTGGTGAAGCGGAGGTTACCCCCGCTGAAGTAGCAGAGCAACTACTCCAGGAAGATGATCCTGACATTGCTCTAGGTGGACTCATTGAGTTTTTTGATGTGAAGAGGAATGAGGCCaaagaaaaagcaaaaatgaTACGAGAAGGAATGTTTTTAGAACCGGATCGTACGCCAAACCGGATGTCTTACCGGTCTTCTGGTCTGCGCGGTCGGGGCGGTCGAACTCGTCGTTGGTAA